A window from Thermovirga sp. encodes these proteins:
- a CDS encoding class I SAM-dependent methyltransferase translates to MSWYRDKILPHVIEHAASIDPLMKQRGRVVPLASGRILEVGFGTGLNMAYYDRAKVEKIFALDPFMHLPGRTAERIARSGLDVELIRAGAEDIPFGDETFDTVLMTFTLCSLPDPRTALTEIRRVLKTGGRLIFSEHGLAPAPAVRKCQRVLNPCWQGISGGCHLDRDVPALLKDASFGLEGLQMGHIPTIRIVSWNYWGEALKTE, encoded by the coding sequence ATGTCCTGGTATCGTGACAAGATCCTGCCCCATGTCATAGAACACGCGGCGAGCATCGACCCTCTCATGAAGCAGCGCGGGAGGGTGGTGCCCCTTGCCTCGGGCAGGATCCTGGAGGTGGGTTTCGGCACCGGCCTCAACATGGCCTACTATGACAGGGCGAAGGTCGAAAAGATCTTCGCCCTCGACCCCTTCATGCACCTCCCGGGCCGCACCGCCGAGCGCATCGCTCGTTCCGGCCTCGACGTAGAACTCATCCGGGCTGGCGCCGAAGACATCCCCTTCGGTGACGAGACCTTCGACACGGTCCTCATGACCTTCACCCTCTGCTCCTTGCCCGATCCCCGCACCGCCCTCACGGAGATCCGCCGGGTCCTCAAAACCGGCGGCAGACTCATCTTCAGCGAACACGGCCTGGCTCCCGCACCCGCCGTCAGGAAATGCCAGCGCGTCCTCAACCCCTGCTGGCAGGGCATCTCCGGCGGCTGCCATCTTGACCGCGACGTCCCGGCCCTCCTCAAAGACGCCTCCTTCGGGCTCGAAGGCCTTCAAATGGGCCACATCCCCACCATCCGCATCGTCTCCTGGAATTACTGGGGCGAAGCCCTCAAGACCGAATAA